Part of the Varibaculum massiliense genome is shown below.
GCGTGGCAGCCAACATAATTTCGCAGGCAGAACAGGAAAATAAAGCTAGCAGTGATGAAGGTCACATTGCAGATATTGGGTTGGTCGTGGGAGCTACCACCGGAAATGCGGCGAATGATTTAGGAATAGATTTTTCTGCATTTTCGGGATCTGTTTTATCGCCTGGAATCGGCGCCCAAGGGGCTACACCAGCGGATATACAAAGAATTTTTGGTAAAAGTGCCTTTCGGGTGTTGGCGTCAACCTCGAGAGGAATCTCCTCTGTCGGACCAAAGGTGCCTTCTTTACAGGCCGCGGCAAGGCAAATAACCGAGCAAATGAGTGATATTTTTCGCAACTGAACTGGCGAAACTTAGCTGATGGGTTGGCTTAAATAGAAAAAAGCAACTAATCTTTTTCGTGTTGTTAACCCGTAATCTAGTGAAGAGGTAAATACTAAATGGCACTTCCTTCTTTAACTCCCGAACAGCGTGCACAGGCTCTGGAGAAAGCCGCTCAGGCCCGTAAGGCTCGCGCGGAAACCAAAGCTAAGCTGAAGAATCGGGAACTGACCCTGTCTGAGGTTATCAAGAAGGCTCAGGATGATCCGTACTTGGGCAAGATGAAGGTTCAGGCTCTGCTAGAGGCGCTGCCTCGCGTAGGCGCCACCACTGCCGCCGCGGTAATGGAAGAGATTGGCATCGCCAAGTCTCGTCGTATTCGTGGTCTGGGCGAGCACCAGCGCGCCGAGCTGGTTCGTCGCTTCGGCTAAATAAAACCGAAAAGCTATAAAATACAGTATGGGACCTAAGAAATTGGGTCCCATACTGTTATTTTCTACTGGCAATAAAGGTGAAAACTTTGCCTAACTCACGTTTATTTGTATTGGCTGGCCCTTCCGGGGTGGGTAAAGGCACGGTAGTTAACGCCCTGCGAAAAATGTATCCGCAGGTAAAAGTGGCGATTTCTGCTACTACTCGCGCCCCGCGCCCCGGGGAACGTGATGGCGTAGACTACTATTTTCTAAGCGAAGCACGCTTTGACGAGCTACTTGCCACCGATGGCTTTTTGGAGTGGGCGCAAGTTCATGGACAGGCACGCTATGGCACCTTACGTTCAGAAGTAGCTGCCCACTCTAGCCGGGGCGAAGACGTAATTTTAGAGATCGACTTGGCGGGTGCGCGCCAAATTCGTCGCACGCATCCGGATGCGCATTTCATTTTCTTGCTTCCCCCCAGCCAGCACGCCCTTGAAGAACGGTTACGTGGTAGAGGTACCGAGGGAGAGGCGGAGGTTGCTCGCCGTTTAGAAACCGCGAAAACGGAGCTGGCGGCGGCAAAAGAATTTGAGTATCAGATAGTAAATAATCACCCGGAACAGGCGGCTAGCGAACTAGCCGCCTTAATGGGAATAGCGTAAACTTTTTGTGAAGATGCGGTACTTAGCCGCTAGCTAAGAAATGAGAGGACAATATGTCGGGTACTGTTGCTAGCCCCGAGGGAATTACCAACCCCCCAATAGATGAACTATTGGAAAAGGTAGAGTCCAAATATGCCCTAGTGGTCTACGCAGCCAAGCGGGCACGGCAGATTAACACCTATAATCTGGAAATCGCGGAGGGAATGTTTTCTACTCCCGGCCCGCTGATTGACTGCAACCCGGAAGATAAGGCTTTAAGCATTGCTTTGCGGGAAATCGATCAAGACGCCCTCAATCTGAAAGAGCATGACGAGTCGGAAAAGGACTAACTCATCATGTCTGAGCGCCACCGGGTTATTGTTGGAGTAGGTGCGGGAATCGCCGCCTATAAAACTACTAACGTGGTGCGCGCCCTGGTTAAAGCCGGTTTTGATGTATGGGTGATTCCCACCCCGGATTCCTTGAAAATGGTGGGGGAGGTTACCTGGCAAGCACTCTCGGGGCATCCGGTTTATACGCAGGTAGATGAACCCAAAAGCGGGGTCGGGCATATCGAGCTGGCTCGCGATGCCAGCGCCATTGTGGTGGCTCCCGCAACAGCCGATCTTTTAGCGCGAATCACCCACGGGATTGCCAACGATATGCTCACCAACGTGATTTTAGCGGCTAACTGTCCGTTGTTGGTGGCACCGGCGATGCATACCAGTATGTGGCAAAATGCATCCACCAGGGATAATGTGCAAACTTTGCAAGATAGGGGAGTGCGCTTTATCGGTCCGGTTAAAGGCGCGCTTTCCAGTGGTGACCAGGGAATAGGTCGGATGGCATCCGAAGATACCATCCTATCTGAGGTGTTGGGAGTTTTTGCTTCTGGCAGTTGGCAAAACCAGAAAATCCTGGTGAGCGCGGGAGGCACCCGCGAACCGCTCGATCCCGTACGTTTCTTAGGAAATCGTTCCTCTGGGCGCTTCGGAGTAGAGATTGCCCGCCAGTTCGCCCTCCAGGGGGCGAAAGTAACTTTGTTAGCAGCTAATATCGAGTCCTCGCTATTAGCGTCTCTTCCGGCAGACATCACGGTTATTCCCACAGCTACCGCCGCCCAGATGCACCGGGCAGCTTTAGAACATTTTCCAACAATGCAGGTAGCGGTAATGGCGGCGGCAGTAGCCGACTATCAACCAGTCGAATTTCAGACACAGAAAATAAAGAAAATACCAGGTGAAAACCAGTTTTCTTTACAGCTGCGTCCCACCGCAGATATTTTGGCGGATTTAGCCAGTAAAAAACGTACCGATCAGCTAGTAGCTGGGTTTGCTGCTGAAACTGGCTCTTGGGAGCAGGTTTTGCAGTTAGGGCAGGAAAAAGCGCGCCGCAAAGGTGCCGATATCATCTTTATTAACCAAGTGGGGGAGAGCGCTGGTTTTGGGGATGTAGCTACGAAGGTCTGTGCAGTAGACCAACAGGGCAGGCAGATAGGACAGTTCGCAGGGGACAAAACTCAGTTGGCGAACCAGCTAGTGGCGCTGATTCGTGAGCAAATACCGTGAATGACCAAATGCCGCGTTGGAGCGGCGCCGACCCTCTAGCCAAAATTCGTTCTCTCAAGCAGCAGGCGCCGGAAGGCGGTCAGCAACAAGAACTTCTGGCTATTCCCGAAAAACCCTTGGCAAAATGGGAAAATCAGGATCCTATTGCCACGGTTATTCCCGATACTCCCTTGTTTCATTTAGCCCGGGGTTTAGACTATACGGTTCCTGTCCGTTTAGTTAAGAAAGTCCAGCCCGGATGCCTGGTAAGTGTAAAAATCGGGGATCAACTCGCCCATGGGTGGGTAGAAACTATTCGCCCGGGCCAGCCGACTCAGAAACGATTACGCCCCATTAGCCGGGTACTCAGCCCCTATCCTTTAGTTTCTGCCGCCAGTTTTGAACTCGCAGACCAGGTAGCCTCCCGCTACGCCGGTAACCTTTCCCAGATTCTTACCCACGCGATTCCTCCTCGCCGCGCCGGTATTGAAAAAGAATTTTTCGCCTCCGAAAGCGAAAATTCCCCAGTTGAGAACAAACCACAAGTTACAGCCGGGCTGAACGCCTCTTTTGCCAAGGCGGAGCCGCTGATAGCCAACTACCTTTCCGGAAAAGAGCTTCTGGAATCACTGGGGAAAGCAAAAGCCTGTAAAGTGGTGTGGTCAGCGCTACCCGAACCCGATAAGTCCGCTCCTTTTAGACAAATTTCCCAGCTGGTAGCCTCCTCCCTGAATGGTCCAGGCAGTGTACTCTGCCTGTTTCCTACCGGGCAGTTAGCTAAAGACTTCAGTTCCTACTGGAAAAACAATGCTCCCGCAGGTGCGCCCTCAGCCCTGGAATATCACTTTGAGCTGGGAGCTAATGAACGTTATCGCTCCTTCTTGAAGTGCCGTTTTAACCAGCCGCGCCTGGTAGTAGGAACTCGTTCAGCCGTCTTTGCCCCCCTAAAGAAAGTATCTTTAGTACTGATTTGGGATGAGGGAGCCGAAAGCTATCAAGAAAAATCCGCTCCTTATTGGCATGTTCGGCAGGTGGGGATGTTACGTGCCGGAAATGAAAAATGTTCGCTGATTTTAGGGAGTTTTTCGCGATCACCACAGGCACAAGCTCTGGTAATGTCCTCTTGGGCTCACGAACTAACACCTCGCAAACATCAAGTACAACTTCCGAAGATTTATACCCCCGAATATGAAGATCGCGATGACCCGACTATCGGGAGAGTGGGGCTATCTTCTACCGCCCTACAATTCTTGCATAACGCCCTAGAACACGGTCCGGTACTAATCCAGTCTCCCCGCAAAGGTGGTCGCCTCGGTTTGAGCTGTGCCAATTGCTTAGCGCCACTGCGTTGCCCGCAATGTTTCGGCAGGGTGCAGCAGGTGCGCGAAGAATTTATTTGTAACAGTTGCGGGCATCATTTTCAGTTCCGTTGTTCGCGTTGCGGTGGGCAAGTAACTAGGGCGGCAGCGCGCGGAAATACCCGCATTAGCGAAGAACTCGGGGCAGCTTTCCCTAAGATGCCGGTGATTAATTGTGATGCTGATAATCCCTTACAGCGGATTAGCGCCGAGCCGGCACTAGTAGTGTCCACCGCCGAGCAAGAACCGGTAGCTGACGGGGGATATGCGGGCGCATTACTACTGGATACCGGGATGCTGCTGAGTCTAGATCAAATTTGGACAGCCGAAGAAGCCTTGCGTAGGTGGGCTAATGCTGCTGCCAAAGTAGCTCCCGGCGGCGGGGTAATGCTCAGTGGCGATCCGGGCCGGCGTTTAGCTTTGACTTTTAAACAGCGTGCCTTTAGCCAGTGGGCAAGTCAAGAACTGCAGGAGCGAGCAGAAGTAGGAATTCCCCCGACTGCGGTTTTAGCTACTATCCGCGCTGATCAGCTGACACTACGCAAAATCCAAGAGGTTGCCGACTTTGCGGATGCACAAGTGATTGGACCATCCCAAATAGGCGAACAGTTCCAGTTGCTAGTGCGTAGCCGACTCGATAAAGGCGAAGTGTTGCGTCAAGAATTACAACGGATCCAAGCGGTAGCTTCCCGTAAAAAATGGGACTCCCTTAAAGTCCAGGTAGATCCCTTGGAACTGTAATGTTACAGGTGATGAGAACACTTAACTGATAGGATTATTCCCATGCGTGTCTTATTTGCCGGTACCCCAGCTTCTGCAGTGCCAGTCCTGAAATATCTACTGGAATCTGAACATGAAGTGGTCGGAGTACTCACTCGCCGCCCTGCCCGCTCGGGTAGGGGGCGCAAGCTGTGTCCTTCTCCGGTAGCCCAAACAGCTGAAGAGGCAGGAATCACCGTTCACACTCCCTCTTCTTTGAAGGACACGCAGCAGCGCCCGGATTTTGCAGCGCTCAATGCCGATGTGGCAGTAGTAGTAGCTTACGGGTTAATGATTCCCGAAGACCTACTCGATGTGTTTCCTCATGGCTGGCTTAACCTGCATTATTCGCTGCTTCCCAAATGGCGAGGTGCCTCCCCGGTGCAACATTCGCGCATGGCAGGGGAAGAAATCACCGGGGTCAGTATTTTCCGCATCGACGAGGGGATGGACACTGGATCGATTTATGCTGTCGATCCTATTCGGGTGGCTCCGCAAACTACCGCTGATTTACTATTGCAGCGCCTAACCGATACCGGAATTGGTTTATTACCCCACGTTCTGGGGGCATTGGAGACTGGAAAGGCAAAAGCTCATCCGCAGGCTAGCGAGGGTGCCAGCTATGCGCCCCTGCTTACGAAAGCAGATGCCCAGATACCGTGGGAGAAAAGTGCCGAAGAGATAGCTAATCTAATTTGTGCATTTACTTCCCAGCCGGGGGCGTGGACATTGCTTCCCGATGGAAAACGGCTGAGTATCTATCCGGTCATCGAAATGAAGGATCATGACACGCTGCAGCCCGGTCAGGTGCTGGTCACTAAACATGAAATTACCGTGGGAACCGGCACTAATGACGTAAAACTTACCTTTGTTACCCCCGCTGGCAAACGGGAAATGGCTGCCGATGCTTGGGGTCGGGGGCAACACTATGGCGAAGAGTTCTATTTTGGTCTGCCCAGCCAAAATGAGGAGAACCAGTGCAAGTAGAGCGGGGGCAAAAGAAATACTCGACGCCGAAGTCACCTCGCCCTTACCGGCGGCGAGGACGAGGAAAAACTCCGGAAGACAACCAGCAATGGCGTCCGCAAACTGACAAGGTACGCACCTTGGTTTTTCAGGTCCTACTGGCGGTAGAAACTAAAGATGCTTATGCTAATCTGCTGCTGCCTCCGCGGCTTACTCGCGCTCATCTTTCAGGGCGGGATGCGGCTTTCGCCACTGAACTTACCTACGGGACGCTGCGTGCTCAAGGTTACTATGACTGGTTAATTGACCAGTTTTCCTCCCGACCGGTATCTTCCCTAGAAAAAGCAGTATTAATTATTTTGCGGATGGGACTGCATCAGCTGCTAAATATGCGGGTACCTACGCATGCCGCGGTTAGCGAGTCGGTTAACCTTACTAAGCAAGAAGCTAATGAGGGGGCAGCCGGCCTGGTTAACGGGGTTTTGCGGCAAGTGGCGCGACTGGGAGAGGGCGAGCTGGAATCTCGTCTAAAGCGGCTTAGCCCCCAGCGCCGCCTAGCTATTAAATACTCGCATCCCGCCTGGATTATTGCCGCCTATCGTGCGGCACTTAGCGAACAAGAAAAACTAGGTGCCCAGATTCCCAGTGACGATGATTCTTTGGCGGGGCTGTTGACAGAAAATAATCGCGCCCCCTATATCAACCTGGTAGCCAGACCGGGCCTGGTTGACCGGGAGGAACTTGCTGACGCAGTAGAAGAAAACGGACAGGACGTAGCCTATTCAACGCTGAGCCCTTGGGGATTGATTGTTTCCGGGGGTGACCCGGCTACTTTAGAGGCGGTCGCGTCAGCTCGCGCTGGGGTGGAAGATCAAGGATCCCAGTTGGTGGCAGGGCTAGCCACGCAATATCCCTTGGAAGGCAGGGATAAAATCTGGCTAGATTTGTGTGCCGGACCGGGTGGGAAAGCAGCTTTAATGGGAGCCTTGGGGCGCCAGCGGGGAGCACAGCTGATTGCTAATGAGATCAGTCCTCACCGGGCAAAACTGGTTGAGGACTCGGTTAAAGCCCTCGACAATGTACGGGTAGTACAAAAAGACGGTACCGAGTTTCCGTTGCGCGAGGGGGGATATGATCGGGTGCTAGTAGATGCGCCTTGTACGGGGTTGGGGGCGCTGCGCCGACACCCGGAGTCCCGTTACCGCTCCCGTAATGAAACCATTCCCGATATCACCGGGCTGCAGGCCAAGCTACTGCATCGTGCTATAGAGCTGTGTCGCCCCGGTGGTCTGGTTATTTACGCCACTTGTTCCCCTCACCCGGCAGAAACCACTTTCCTGGTGCAGCGGGTATTGCAAGAGCGCCCAGACGCACATTTGGCGGACTTATCCGGAACTCTGCGGCAGTTAGTTGACGCTGAAACTTGGCCTGAAGGTTTGGGGTGCGCCCCGAAGTACCTGCAACTATGGCCTCATATCCATGCTTCGGACGCCATGTTTGCGGTGGTGATTACGAAAGAGCAGAAAGGAAACTGATTATGGACGTAACGATTTCTCCTTCTATTCTTAATTGCGACATTGCCAACCTAGCCAGCGAAATTGAAAAGGTTAGGAACGCCGATTATGCCCATGTAGACGTGATGGATAACCACTTTGTCCCTAATCTTTCCTGGGGGCTGCCGGTGGTGGAAGCGGTGATTCGCCAAGATATTTTGCCGGTGGATGCCCATTTGATGATTGAGGACGCTGATCGTTGGGCGCCAGCCTACGCGGAGGTCGGATGCGCCTCGGTTACATTTCATGCCGAGGCAGCAGTGGCGCCGATTCGTTTGGCACGCGAGATTCGTCGTCAAGGAGCAAAAGTGGGGATGGCATTGCGCCCGGCCACCGATATCACTCCCTATATCGACTTGCTCCCAGAAATCGATATGTTGTTGGTAATGACGGTAGAGCCTGGCTTTGGGGGACAAAGTTTCTTGAAGTCTATGATGCCGAAAATTCGCCGCACCCGCGACGCGATTTCCACGGCAAACCTACAGGTAGCAGTGCAGGTGGATGGGGGAATTAACCGCGAAACTATTTGTTTAGCAGCCGAAGCGGGGGCGAGCGTATTTGTGGCTGGCTCGGCGGTTTATAAAGCTGAAGATGCCTATAGTGAGGTTGAAGCGCTGCGCCAGCTGGCGAAAACGCATTGCTGATGCCTAACGCTTCCGCTGCTAGATAACAGCGCGATTTGTTGTAATGGAGCGGGAAGGCAAGATTTTTCAAAACCAACTAACCTTAAGGTTATGAAGAGTTTCGAAGAGTTATTTGCGGAGCTGCAGAAAAAGGCAGCTACCCGTCCGCAGGGTTCTGGCACCGTTAAAGAACTAGATTCCGGGGTGCACGCGATTGGGAAGAAAATCGTAGAAGAGGCGGCGGAAACCTGGATGGCCGCCGAATATGAAAGCCATGATGATTTTTGTTTAGAGGTCTCCCAGCTGCTTTATCACGCGCAAGTGATGATGATTGCTAAAGGGGTCAGCCTTGAAGATGTCTACCGAAAGCTCTAGGGGAAAAATGTTACGAATCGCGATTCCAAATAAAGGTGGTCTCTCGGAGCCGGCTATAAAAATGCTTTCTGAGGCTGGCTATCGCACCCGTCGGCGCGGGCGGGAACTCTATATCACTGATGAAAATAACCAGGTAGAGATATTTTTTCTGCGGCCTGCCGATATTGCCCAATACGTAGGCGCCGGATTTATCCAAGCCGGGATTACTGGCAGGGATTTGCTGGCGGACTCGGGGGTAAAAGCTAAAGAGCTGCTGCCGCTAGAGTTTGGAAAGTCCACTTTCCGTTTTGCGGCTCCCCAAGACACTATCAACACCATTGCCGATTTAGCGGGCAAACGCATCGCCACCTCTTTTGATCGAATCGTACAAGACTATCTAGCAAAGCAGCAGATTAAGGCGACTACGGTTCATCTCGAGGGGGCGGTAGAGTCTGCGGTACGCCTGGGAGTCGCGGATGCGATTGCGGATGTAGTGGAAACCGGAAATACTTTGCGCGCTGCTGGTCTAGAGGTTTTCGGGGAGCCGCTGATGAAATCAGAGGCGGTGTTAATCGCTAATCCCCAGGCATCCAATCCTGGGCTGGAAGTTTTAAAGCAGCGCTTAAAGGGAGTGCTTAATGCCCGCAACTATGTGTTGCTGGACTACAACGTGCATCGTGACCTGCTAGAGCAGGCAGTTCGCTATACGCCGGGAATATCTTCTCCCACGATTTCCTCCCTACAAGATAGCCACTGGTTGGCAGTACGTGCCATGTGTAAACGCTCTGAGGTTCACGGGGTAGTTGATACCCTCCACGCGTTAGGGGCAGAGGGGATTTTAGTTACCCAGTTACTGTCGGCCCGTATCTAAACGGCGGCAACCTAAACTTTGCAGGGGAGGGTACCACCCATCTAGGCAGGTAAGTTTTCACCAAGATAAGGTTTAAAGCATTTGCGCAGCTAGGCGCCCGGCAACCGCCGCTGCCAAGAAGGGTGCGGCATCTTCATCCAGGGAGCGACGCATAGTCGAAAGCCGTACCGGGCAGTGGCTTAATGCCTGGTAAAGACCAATGGTTGAACATTTTTGCACCCGGTGCCGAGAACTAATTTGTTTCACCTGTGATTCCACTACCTGGGTAAAGTCACTGGTTAAAAGCGGTTTTTGCCCTTCGCCCTCATCGGTAAATTCCGGAAGGGGGACTGTAAGGGGAACCGGAGTAAAACCGGAGAGAATCCGCAGGCTATGGTGGGATATCCCCTGGTGGCGGGAGCGTAAATCTGCTGCTGACATTCGCAGGGCGCAAATAGCTTTGCCACCTCCTAAAGCCGCTTGAGTTAAAAAGGCACCTAAATCGAAACCCGAGTAGCCATAGGGGGTGCCGGAACCGGCGTTCCCCGGGCCTTGTCCCATAATGGCGATATCAGCTTTTTGTACCTGGCGGGCAGCTAGCAGACCGGAAAAAGTGTTGATGGCTTCCAAGTCACCCCCGAAGGACTGACCGGCGGTAATCACCGCATCCAGCCATCCTTTCTCGCGCAGAGTGCTAATGTTGCGCGAGAAAAATGCCGGCAAAGCCCCGCCATCGGTATAAACATAGACGATCTTCGCTTGGGGGTTTTCCTGGCGGATTCCCGCGATTACCGCCGGTAGTTGGGAATGTAGATCGATGCCTACAACCGGCATTCCCTGCAAGTTTTCTGCCTGTCGCATTTGCTCATGGAAGGGGGATTCTTGTTCTTCCACAGCGGAAACCATGTATTGGCTGGGGGTATAGCGTGCTTTCATAATGTGACCGCCATGGGTGGGAAGCACATCTGCGGGTAGACGCCCACAAAGCGCGGTCACCAGCGCAAACCCGCCGGTACCCAGGTTTTTTTGCAGGGGAGAGCAGTCGAAACGCACGGTTTCTCCCTCTTTAGCCTCCCCATTTAGGGCAGGATAGTTCAAAGCACGCAGGGTTTGTCCCTCTAAAAACTGTTTTGCTCCTACCGGGTGCGCAGTAATGTTTACCGTAAGTTCTTGTGTGACCTCAAAGTTGCGGACAGCTGCTATTTGTCCTTCCCGTAACATCATGTCTTTATTCTAGCTAAAGTCTGAGGGTGACCGCCGGGCGAATAAACAGGTAGGCTAAGAGTATGTATTGGTTGTTGGTAGCGCTATGGACGCTGGGGATTCTTGCGGCGATTATTTGCCCAATCGTAATGTTCATTTGGCTGTTTCGCAAAGCCAGTGCAACTTTCAAGGTTTTCGGGGATCAGGTAGAGACAGTAACCGCTCCCTTAGATAATCTGGGGGAGGCTTCGCCACTTTCGGAGCTTCGTCCGGCGGGAGCCAGCGGTGATCCCCAAGTGTTGGCGCAGGCACGCCAAGTACGCGCGCAGGTGGCGGCACCCCGTCATACTCGCCGCTATGCCCGCCTCAACGCCGCCAAAGCCCGCTGGGAGAAACTGGGGCTGGTGTAGGTGCCGCGTAGGCGTAAACGGAAAAAATCGGCCGCTACCGCGAATGCAAACGATTGGGAGTCTTTGTCGGCGGCGGAAAAATTGGCTACTTTCAAACGAAACCAACTAGCCGGCGAGGCTGGAAGTTTCGCATCTCGTTTCGATTTTCCCTTTGATGATTTTCAACAACGTGCCTTGGCGGCTCTCGAGGGCGAAAAATCGGTTTTAGTAGCGGCTCCTACTGGATCCGGTAAAACTTTAGTGGGAGAGTTCGCACTTTTCTTAGCGTTAAAACGGAGGGTACGTGCTTTTTACACCACTCCGATTAAGGCGCTTTCTAACCAAAAGTTTCGGGATTTTTGCGCTGCCTACGGCAGTGAAAATGTGGGGCTTTTGACCGGGGACGTTTCGGTTAACCCGGCAGCCCCCCTAGTAGTAATGACTACCGAAGTCCTGCGGAATATGCTGTACCGCCGCGACGGACGCCTGGACGATTTAGAGTTTGTGGTTCTCGACGAGGTTCATTACCTGGCGGATCGATACCGCGGACCGGTGTGGGAAGAAGTGATTTTGCATTTAGATCCGGCGGTGAAGGTAATTGCCCTTTCGGCCACGGTTTCTAACGCGGAAGAATTCGGGCAATGGCTGCGTCAAGTGCGCGGAGATGTCGAAATTGTGGTTTCGGAGAAACGCCCGGTACCGCTCTACCAACACCTGTTGGTAGGGGGGCGACTATTCGACCTGGAAGTGAAAGCAGCGGCTGGTAAAACCAAACTTAACCCGGCGTTGCTGGCTGAAACCCGAAGCTCCCTGGGGCAGTCTCGACGTGGTCACCACACTTCGTTGCCGGCGGCGGTAGGGGAGCTAAACGCTAAAGGACTGCTGCCCGCAATCGTCTTTATTTTTTCTCGCACCCGCTGCTCGGACGGACAAAAACAACTGGTAGCAGCGGGAATAGACCTAACTAATGCGCAGGAAAAACGCCAGATTCAGGCCTGCCTCGATGAAATCAGTGAAAACATTCCTGCCGGTGACGTCTTTACTTTAGGATTCGACTCCCTATTTTCCGGGTTGCTGCGGGGAATCGCGGTGCATCATGCCGGGTTGCTGCCGGTAGTTAAAGAAGCAGTCGAAAAAATGTTCGCTGCTGGTTTATTAAAAGTGGTTTTAGCCACCGAGACCTTGGCGTTAGGTATCAATATGCCGGCGCGTTCAGTAGTTATCGAGTCCTTGCGCAAATGGGACGGTCACGAGTTCGTCATGCTTTCGGCGGGGCAATATACCCAGTTGACCGGGAGAGCCGGGCGGCGCGGAATCGACACTCTAGGTCACGGAATCGTAGTCTTTCGCCCCGGTATGGATCCAGCTATGGTGGCAGCGCTTGCCTCAAAGCGTACCTACCCGCTGAAATCGGCTTTTAGCCCTACCTATAACATGGCGGTTAATCTCCTAGAGCGCGGCTCCCTCGCAGAAACCCGCGATGTTTTGCGGCGTTCCTTTGCTCAGTTCCAGGCCGACCGTTCAGTAGTGGGTAAAGCGCAACAGGCAGCAGAAAAACAACGCATTGCCGATGAAATCGTGGCTACTAAAACTCTGGAATGTTCCTTTGGGGATATTTACGAGTATGTGCGGCTAAAAGGGGAGTTGGAGGCACGCGATGCTCACCGCGCCCAACTGCTTGCCCGCGAGCAGGCTCGGAGGCGCAGCGAACTTTTCAGTTCCCTAAAACGCGGCGATGTGTTGGCTTATCAAGATGGTCGCCGGGCGCGTCATGGGATTGTGATGAGAAAATCGAGTACCCGCACTGGGGAAATTACCCTGACGGTACTGGCTGATAACGCTAAGCTTCGCGAGTTTTCCAGTAATACCCTTAGTGGTGGTCTGGCTCTAGTGGGACAGATGTGGGTAAAAGACTACTCGGAACGTAAACCTCGTGATCGGCAACGACTGGCTTCTAAGCTGCGCACGGCTCTGAGCGAGGGGATATTTACCGACCCGGAGCCCTCCGCTAAAACTCGCGCCCAAACGGCGCCTGTTTCCGCAAAATCTGCAATTGCGAGCCGGAAAAACGGGGTGCAGCCACTTGACCTTAGGGGGCGGGAGTTAACAGAACTTAGCGAACTGGAGCTAACCGAGCTGATCGCATCGCACCCGGTAACCAACTGCCCGCATCTAAATAGCCAT
Proteins encoded:
- the rpe gene encoding ribulose-phosphate 3-epimerase yields the protein MDVTISPSILNCDIANLASEIEKVRNADYAHVDVMDNHFVPNLSWGLPVVEAVIRQDILPVDAHLMIEDADRWAPAYAEVGCASVTFHAEAAVAPIRLAREIRRQGAKVGMALRPATDITPYIDLLPEIDMLLVMTVEPGFGGQSFLKSMMPKIRRTRDAISTANLQVAVQVDGGINRETICLAAEAGASVFVAGSAVYKAEDAYSEVEALRQLAKTHC
- a CDS encoding phosphoribosyl-ATP diphosphatase, which encodes MKSFEELFAELQKKAATRPQGSGTVKELDSGVHAIGKKIVEEAAETWMAAEYESHDDFCLEVSQLLYHAQVMMIAKGVSLEDVYRKL
- a CDS encoding DUF3866 family protein, which gives rise to MMLREGQIAAVRNFEVTQELTVNITAHPVGAKQFLEGQTLRALNYPALNGEAKEGETVRFDCSPLQKNLGTGGFALVTALCGRLPADVLPTHGGHIMKARYTPSQYMVSAVEEQESPFHEQMRQAENLQGMPVVGIDLHSQLPAVIAGIRQENPQAKIVYVYTDGGALPAFFSRNISTLREKGWLDAVITAGQSFGGDLEAINTFSGLLAARQVQKADIAIMGQGPGNAGSGTPYGYSGFDLGAFLTQAALGGGKAICALRMSAADLRSRHQGISHHSLRILSGFTPVPLTVPLPEFTDEGEGQKPLLTSDFTQVVESQVKQISSRHRVQKCSTIGLYQALSHCPVRLSTMRRSLDEDAAPFLAAAVAGRLAAQML
- a CDS encoding DEAD/DEAH box helicase: MPRRRKRKKSAATANANDWESLSAAEKLATFKRNQLAGEAGSFASRFDFPFDDFQQRALAALEGEKSVLVAAPTGSGKTLVGEFALFLALKRRVRAFYTTPIKALSNQKFRDFCAAYGSENVGLLTGDVSVNPAAPLVVMTTEVLRNMLYRRDGRLDDLEFVVLDEVHYLADRYRGPVWEEVILHLDPAVKVIALSATVSNAEEFGQWLRQVRGDVEIVVSEKRPVPLYQHLLVGGRLFDLEVKAAAGKTKLNPALLAETRSSLGQSRRGHHTSLPAAVGELNAKGLLPAIVFIFSRTRCSDGQKQLVAAGIDLTNAQEKRQIQACLDEISENIPAGDVFTLGFDSLFSGLLRGIAVHHAGLLPVVKEAVEKMFAAGLLKVVLATETLALGINMPARSVVIESLRKWDGHEFVMLSAGQYTQLTGRAGRRGIDTLGHGIVVFRPGMDPAMVAALASKRTYPLKSAFSPTYNMAVNLLERGSLAETRDVLRRSFAQFQADRSVVGKAQQAAEKQRIADEIVATKTLECSFGDIYEYVRLKGELEARDAHRAQLLAREQARRRSELFSSLKRGDVLAYQDGRRARHGIVMRKSSTRTGEITLTVLADNAKLREFSSNTLSGGLALVGQMWVKDYSERKPRDRQRLASKLRTALSEGIFTDPEPSAKTRAQTAPVSAKSAIASRKNGVQPLDLRGRELTELSELELTELIASHPVTNCPHLNSHLKQASRWARLERQAARLRRRVDISEGALVDTFDRVVKVLTNLGYLNAQGKVSESGAVLCRIYSEYDLLLAQCVLKNVFAGLTPAQLAAACSAASYEARREETGAPVPSRLKSVVSQIEHLATDLRQLQTKLKAPEIPESSSALVAATYAWAQGKPLSVALEAAPLEAGDFVRAMKQLLDVLRQLEMVASVETSATARKAQKLILRGVVAWSDL
- the hisG gene encoding ATP phosphoribosyltransferase yields the protein MLRIAIPNKGGLSEPAIKMLSEAGYRTRRRGRELYITDENNQVEIFFLRPADIAQYVGAGFIQAGITGRDLLADSGVKAKELLPLEFGKSTFRFAAPQDTINTIADLAGKRIATSFDRIVQDYLAKQQIKATTVHLEGAVESAVRLGVADAIADVVETGNTLRAAGLEVFGEPLMKSEAVLIANPQASNPGLEVLKQRLKGVLNARNYVLLDYNVHRDLLEQAVRYTPGISSPTISSLQDSHWLAVRAMCKRSEVHGVVDTLHALGAEGILVTQLLSARI